One genomic region from Armatimonadota bacterium encodes:
- a CDS encoding aminotransferase class I/II-fold pyridoxal phosphate-dependent enzyme, translating into MKSQVDSLAIFSGVPTFSEKLHVGRPNIGNRERLLERIGEMLDRRWLTNHGPYVEEFEQKIAELTGAKHCIAMCNATVALEIVIKALGLKGEVIVPAFTFIATAHALQWQEITPVFCDIDPLTHNINPNRVEDMITPRTTGIIGVHIWGRPCDVEALQSIADKHGLRLIFDAAHAFACSYNGTMIGNFGEAEVFSFHATKFLNTFEGGAVTTNNDELANKIRLMKNFGFAGYDNVIYIGTNGKMSEISAAMGLTSLESMEEVIAINKRNYLLYRRQLAGIPGVTMVTYDESEKCNYQYVVLEIDEGQAGIDRDLLVRILHAENVIARRYFYPGCHRMEPYKSYFPHAGLVLPETEKLCRRVLLLPTGTAVGPKEIAKVCEIIQTAVINGGEIKERLLGEFVMAA; encoded by the coding sequence ATGAAGTCGCAGGTTGACTCTTTGGCGATTTTTAGCGGTGTCCCGACGTTTAGCGAAAAGCTTCATGTTGGTCGGCCTAATATTGGCAATCGTGAGCGCCTACTAGAACGCATAGGAGAAATGCTAGACAGACGATGGTTAACCAATCATGGACCCTACGTTGAGGAATTCGAGCAAAAGATTGCGGAACTGACAGGCGCAAAGCACTGCATAGCGATGTGCAATGCCACGGTTGCCTTGGAGATAGTTATCAAGGCGCTCGGCTTAAAAGGAGAGGTAATTGTACCTGCTTTTACATTTATAGCTACCGCGCACGCGCTTCAGTGGCAAGAGATTACCCCCGTATTTTGTGACATCGACCCGCTGACCCATAACATTAATCCGAACCGAGTAGAGGATATGATCACGCCTCGCACAACGGGCATCATAGGAGTTCACATTTGGGGTAGACCTTGTGATGTTGAGGCCCTTCAAAGCATAGCCGACAAACATGGCCTGAGGTTAATTTTTGACGCCGCCCATGCGTTCGCCTGCTCATATAATGGTACGATGATTGGCAACTTCGGAGAAGCAGAAGTATTCAGTTTTCATGCCACTAAGTTTTTGAATACCTTTGAGGGTGGTGCGGTCACTACCAACAACGATGAACTTGCTAATAAAATTCGACTTATGAAAAATTTCGGGTTTGCTGGGTATGATAATGTGATTTATATTGGCACGAATGGTAAGATGAGCGAAATATCGGCAGCTATGGGCTTAACATCGCTTGAGAGTATGGAAGAAGTTATAGCTATCAATAAGCGTAATTATTTGTTGTATCGGCGACAGCTTGCTGGAATTCCTGGAGTAACCATGGTTACCTATGACGAGTCGGAAAAATGCAATTACCAATATGTCGTGCTGGAAATCGACGAAGGACAAGCGGGAATAGATAGAGACCTTCTTGTGAGAATTTTACATGCGGAAAATGTCATCGCACGCCGCTACTTTTATCCTGGTTGCCACCGAATGGAGCCCTATAAGTCGTATTTTCCGCATGCTGGACTTGTGTTACCAGAGACGGAAAAATTATGCCGGAGAGTGCTTCTTCTCCCAACTGGAACTGCTGTTGGGCCAAAGGAGATTGCCAAGGTTTGCGAGATCATTCAGACTGCTGTAATAAACGGAGGGGAGATTAAGGAGCGTTTGTTAGGGGAATTTGTCATGGCTGCCTGA
- a CDS encoding DegT/DnrJ/EryC1/StrS family aminotransferase, protein MSNARSCIALVADLLLPANIWVPSYLCHTILSGIKMQKVRFFPVNYNLQPDHDGWMNEVKEGDLVIFIDYFGWHFSTEYIVDAKNRGAWVLEDACQALLTNGVGKLADFVVFSPRKFLGIPDGGILNINTQEINVSDIQLERPPADWWMKSVTSLILRWQFDICGGSREWYDLYKEVEAENKAARYSMSELSRVLLMYAFNYQEIARRRIENYLVLAECLKEIAVFPNLSKGIVPLGFPIRVRNRDSLREVLFAEDIYPPVHWPIAGVVPQEFRESHRLAGDIMMIPCDQRYSADDMNRVASIIRKEVYR, encoded by the coding sequence ATGTCAAACGCGCGGTCATGCATAGCATTGGTAGCTGACTTATTATTGCCAGCTAATATTTGGGTGCCATCGTATTTATGCCACACTATCCTAAGTGGGATAAAAATGCAGAAAGTTCGATTCTTTCCTGTGAACTACAACTTACAACCCGACCATGATGGCTGGATGAATGAAGTAAAAGAGGGCGATTTGGTTATTTTTATTGACTACTTTGGATGGCATTTCAGCACAGAATATATAGTTGATGCTAAGAATAGGGGAGCATGGGTTTTAGAGGATGCTTGCCAGGCGTTGCTAACAAATGGTGTCGGAAAGCTGGCGGACTTCGTAGTGTTTAGTCCAAGAAAGTTCTTAGGTATACCCGACGGTGGAATTTTAAACATTAATACACAGGAGATAAATGTTTCTGACATTCAACTTGAGCGCCCACCTGCAGATTGGTGGATGAAATCAGTAACCTCACTAATCCTTAGATGGCAGTTTGACATTTGTGGTGGTTCTCGCGAATGGTACGACCTTTATAAAGAGGTTGAAGCTGAGAATAAGGCGGCACGCTATTCGATGAGCGAACTTTCGAGAGTTCTGTTGATGTATGCGTTCAACTACCAAGAAATCGCAAGACGGCGAATTGAAAACTATCTTGTGCTTGCTGAATGTCTTAAGGAGATTGCTGTGTTTCCAAATCTCTCAAAAGGCATCGTGCCACTTGGGTTTCCGATAAGGGTTAGAAATCGCGACAGCCTTAGGGAGGTTCTTTTTGCTGAGGATATCTATCCGCCTGTTCACTGGCCAATAGCGGGCGTTGTTCCGCAAGAATTTCGGGAAAGCCACCGACTAGCTGGCGATATTATGATGATACCATGCGATCAAAGATACAGCGCTGATGATATGAATCGTGTCGCTAGCATAATTAGAAAGGAAGTTTACAGGTGA
- a CDS encoding GNAT family N-acetyltransferase: protein MCPVYLRCLEPDDLERTYKWHNDPKLYESLGGVFRYVSRASEEEWLRKASSYSANEVSLAICLTDGGRHIGNVYLRNIDWVSRRAELHIFIGEPNERSNGYGTIAVNQMLRHAFQDLGLHRVYLFVLADNEPAIRTYEKCGFAVEGRLRQHAFKGGAFKDVVVMGICSNDWALTKGQGGTNEVAG from the coding sequence ATGTGTCCAGTTTACCTAAGATGCCTTGAACCTGATGATCTTGAGAGGACTTATAAGTGGCACAATGACCCCAAGCTATATGAGTCTTTGGGTGGCGTGTTTAGGTATGTTAGCAGAGCTAGTGAGGAAGAGTGGCTTCGAAAAGCATCGTCGTATTCTGCTAACGAGGTAAGTCTGGCAATTTGCTTGACAGATGGCGGTAGGCATATTGGCAATGTCTACCTCAGAAATATTGACTGGGTTTCACGTAGGGCTGAACTTCATATTTTTATTGGTGAACCGAACGAACGCTCAAATGGGTATGGAACTATAGCAGTTAATCAGATGCTACGGCACGCGTTCCAAGATCTAGGACTCCATAGGGTTTACTTATTTGTTTTGGCAGACAATGAACCTGCAATCCGGACATATGAAAAATGCGGGTTTGCAGTAGAAGGCCGGCTTCGACAGCATGCGTTCAAGGGTGGTGCATTCAAAGACGTCGTTGTTATGGGAATATGCTCTAATGATTGGGCTTTGACGAAAGGGCAAGGAGGCACAAATGAAGTCGCAGGTTGA
- a CDS encoding ABC transporter permease, translated as MTHKFQHTLVIEAGREEHHYWADLWRYRELFFFLSWRDVLVRYKQTVIGVAWSVLRPVLTMVVFSIIFGKLAKLPSGGVPYPILVFTAMLPWQLFAGSLNDCSGSVVASAGLITKVYFPRVIIPASTVIVNLIDFFLSFVILCFLMVFYHFVPSWRIIVLPAFLALAVLSAFGVGLWASALNVKYRDFRYIVPFLTQMGLYISPVGFSSNIIPEKWRLLYSANPMVGVIDGFRWAIIGSNVNLYWPGFALSVALTLLVLFTGLRHFRKMERDFADII; from the coding sequence TTGACTCATAAGTTCCAGCATACACTGGTAATTGAGGCGGGACGCGAAGAGCACCATTATTGGGCTGACCTATGGCGCTACCGGGAGCTTTTCTTTTTCTTATCATGGCGAGATGTTCTTGTGAGGTACAAGCAAACGGTGATAGGAGTTGCCTGGAGTGTACTTAGACCAGTTTTAACAATGGTTGTCTTTTCTATAATTTTTGGAAAGCTTGCTAAACTCCCTTCTGGAGGCGTGCCGTATCCAATTCTCGTTTTCACCGCTATGCTACCATGGCAGTTGTTTGCCGGTTCACTCAATGATTGTAGCGGGAGTGTAGTTGCTAGTGCTGGCTTAATCACAAAGGTTTATTTTCCGCGTGTAATAATTCCTGCAAGCACAGTAATTGTAAACCTAATCGATTTCTTTCTTTCATTCGTGATTCTTTGCTTTTTAATGGTTTTCTACCATTTTGTTCCTAGCTGGCGAATAATTGTTCTGCCAGCTTTTTTAGCTCTGGCGGTGCTCTCAGCTTTTGGTGTTGGATTGTGGGCGTCGGCTCTAAATGTGAAGTACCGTGATTTTCGATACATTGTCCCATTCCTTACGCAGATGGGTTTATATATTTCACCCGTCGGCTTCAGCAGTAATATCATTCCTGAAAAATGGAGACTGTTGTATTCAGCCAACCCTATGGTAGGAGTAATAGATGGTTTCCGATGGGCGATCATTGGGAGTAATGTTAATCTATACTGGCCAGGTTTTGCACTTTCCGTGGCTCTGACCTTACTTGTTTTGTTTACCGGGCTTCGTCATTTCAGGAAAATGGAACGCGATTTTGCAGATATAATTTGA
- the mqnC gene encoding dehypoxanthine futalosine cyclase has protein sequence MKAVLAILDKAVEGNRISCEEGNLLFEKASLAELGLAADAVCRRMHPEPYRTYVCDRNINYTNICVSKCKFCAFFRSADSPDSYLLSKDEIHRKIAEAVELGATQILMQGGLHPTLKIEYYESLVRRIKERFNIHLHSFSPPEIVHIARISNISIEETIRRLKDAGLDSLPGGGAEILADGPRVLVSPNKCTADEWIKVMETAQLLGMPTTATMMFGHIETYANRIEHLARIRNLQDRTGGFTAFIPWTFQPLNTALNGSSVGGHDYLRTLAISRLFLDNFINIQASWVTQGLKIGQIALFFGANDLGGTMIEENVVAAAGVNFRLTEDEIRSAIQEAGFVPCKRDTYYRLLEKPPNILHKSA, from the coding sequence ATGAAGGCTGTTCTAGCAATTTTGGATAAGGCAGTTGAGGGAAACAGGATTAGCTGCGAAGAGGGAAATCTTCTTTTTGAGAAGGCTTCTCTTGCAGAGCTGGGTTTAGCTGCTGATGCGGTTTGCAGGCGGATGCATCCGGAGCCATACAGGACTTATGTTTGCGACCGAAACATCAATTACACAAATATTTGTGTATCGAAATGCAAGTTTTGCGCCTTTTTTCGGAGCGCCGATTCACCAGATTCTTATTTGCTCTCTAAAGATGAAATCCACAGAAAAATTGCGGAGGCAGTTGAACTAGGTGCGACCCAAATCCTTATGCAAGGTGGATTGCACCCAACGCTAAAGATTGAATACTACGAGTCACTCGTTCGCAGGATAAAGGAGCGATTCAATATCCACTTGCATTCTTTTTCTCCACCAGAGATTGTGCACATAGCGCGGATTTCGAATATAAGCATTGAAGAAACCATTCGCCGACTTAAGGATGCTGGCTTAGATTCGCTTCCAGGCGGCGGGGCTGAAATACTAGCGGATGGTCCTAGAGTTTTGGTCAGCCCCAATAAGTGCACTGCTGATGAGTGGATTAAGGTGATGGAAACAGCCCAGCTGCTTGGCATGCCTACAACAGCTACAATGATGTTTGGCCATATCGAGACATATGCCAACCGAATCGAGCATTTGGCAAGAATCCGCAATTTGCAAGACCGAACTGGCGGTTTTACAGCATTTATCCCATGGACATTTCAACCTTTGAACACTGCTTTGAATGGCTCAAGTGTAGGTGGTCATGACTATCTTCGGACTCTCGCGATTTCTCGTCTGTTTTTGGATAATTTTATTAACATTCAAGCGTCATGGGTCACACAAGGGTTAAAAATTGGACAAATTGCCTTGTTTTTCGGAGCAAATGATCTTGGTGGCACTATGATTGAAGAAAATGTGGTGGCTGCGGCAGGTGTTAACTTTCGGCTAACTGAGGATGAGATTCGGTCGGCAATTCAAGAAGCTGGTTTTGTACCTTGCAAAAGAGATACGTATTATCGTCTTCTTGAAAAGCCACCGAATATTCTACATAAAAGCGCTTAG
- a CDS encoding ABC transporter ATP-binding protein, whose product MDSIVKVEGLGKKYVLGRRMPDRESYDTLRDIIWDAARKALCRLNGRAPKQDGLSNELWALKDVNFEVGQGERLGVVGRNGAGKSTLLKIVSRITCPTTGKITIHGRVASLLEVGTGFHPELTGRENIFLNGAILGMGRAEIKRKFDDIVEFSEIERFLDTPVKRYSSGMYVRLAFAVAAHLDPEILLVDEVLAVGDIAFQKKCLGKMGEVTTSGRTVIFVSHNMAAVQSLCGRAIWLDHGRIAEIGEASKVVADYLQADATFLTEQVWDDISTAPGNDKVRICRACARAENGGGQITVHTPFRLEFDYWNLEPDARIHLCLHIYNAQGVLVINPAPVNEPVWHGRPFPVGLFRTICCIPGDLMNDNTYRVNLMVVKDGGKVIYTHEDILAFDIFDDPETRGEWRGKVEGVVRPKLDWTTDLVIPGLPSRDTASIV is encoded by the coding sequence ATGGATAGCATCGTAAAAGTAGAAGGACTTGGAAAGAAATATGTTCTAGGGCGCCGGATGCCGGACAGGGAAAGTTATGATACCCTTCGCGATATCATTTGGGATGCGGCACGGAAAGCGCTTTGCCGTTTGAATGGACGCGCCCCAAAACAAGACGGACTTTCGAATGAATTATGGGCTCTTAAAGATGTCAATTTTGAGGTTGGGCAAGGTGAGAGGCTTGGGGTTGTAGGACGAAATGGCGCCGGTAAATCCACCCTACTTAAAATCGTCAGCCGAATCACTTGCCCTACCACTGGGAAGATTACAATACATGGGCGAGTTGCAAGCTTATTGGAGGTTGGCACTGGCTTTCATCCTGAACTAACTGGTCGCGAAAATATCTTTCTTAATGGAGCGATTCTCGGCATGGGCAGGGCCGAGATAAAGCGAAAATTCGACGACATTGTTGAATTTTCTGAAATCGAAAGGTTCCTTGATACACCAGTCAAAAGATACTCCTCGGGAATGTATGTTCGCCTTGCGTTTGCCGTAGCTGCACACCTTGACCCAGAAATCCTGCTTGTGGATGAGGTCTTAGCTGTTGGTGATATTGCCTTCCAAAAGAAATGCTTGGGGAAAATGGGCGAAGTGACTACAAGTGGACGCACAGTAATTTTTGTGAGTCACAACATGGCAGCAGTGCAGAGCCTCTGTGGAAGAGCCATTTGGTTAGACCACGGCCGAATAGCTGAAATTGGGGAGGCATCAAAAGTCGTGGCAGATTACCTCCAAGCAGACGCAACTTTCCTAACCGAACAGGTTTGGGATGATATTTCAACTGCCCCAGGAAATGATAAGGTGCGAATTTGCCGCGCTTGTGCGCGAGCCGAGAACGGAGGCGGACAAATTACCGTTCATACGCCTTTCAGACTTGAGTTTGATTACTGGAACCTCGAACCTGACGCACGTATTCACCTATGTCTGCATATCTATAATGCACAAGGGGTCCTGGTGATAAATCCAGCGCCCGTCAATGAGCCGGTTTGGCATGGGCGGCCATTTCCAGTAGGTCTTTTCCGCACCATCTGCTGCATACCCGGTGACCTAATGAACGACAACACGTATCGTGTCAACCTCATGGTTGTAAAAGATGGTGGGAAAGTAATCTACACCCATGAGGATATATTAGCTTTCGATATTTTTGACGACCCAGAGACTCGGGGTGAATGGCGGGGCAAGGTCGAAGGAGTAGTGCGCCCTAAACTCGACTGGACTACGGATTTAGTGATTCCAGGGTTGCCATCTCGTGATACTGCTTCGATTGTATAA
- a CDS encoding glycosyltransferase: MITIAICTYNRSDMLKDALDSFFKQEHLESIPYELLLVDNGSTDDTPEVAEFFSSHPGVRYVFEERQGLSNARNRAILEAKGEIIAYADDDVLFSPYWLKELWEGANRWANASIFGGKAVAHWDFPKPRWFVDHGPYT; encoded by the coding sequence ATGATTACTATTGCAATTTGTACATACAACCGGAGTGATATGTTGAAGGATGCTCTTGACAGCTTTTTTAAACAGGAGCATCTAGAAAGCATACCATACGAATTGCTACTGGTTGATAATGGCTCCACCGATGATACGCCGGAAGTAGCTGAATTTTTTTCAAGTCACCCAGGTGTTCGATATGTGTTTGAAGAGCGTCAGGGACTTTCCAATGCTAGAAATCGGGCTATTTTGGAAGCAAAGGGGGAAATCATAGCATATGCAGATGATGATGTATTGTTTTCCCCCTACTGGTTGAAGGAATTGTGGGAAGGGGCAAATCGATGGGCGAATGCGTCAATTTTTGGGGGCAAAGCAGTGGCGCATTGGGATTTTCCGAAACCTCGGTGGTTCGTTGATCACGGGCCCTACAC
- a CDS encoding glycosyltransferase, which produces MRLSVLMITYNHAKYIRKAIDSVLSQETNFDFEIVVGDDCSTDGTREIINEYMQRYPNKMVAPCAEQNIGANRNFTRSLAICRGQYIALLDGDDYWTSPRKLQTQVDYLDSHPECIMCFHDVENVFEDCTGEPVYIQNERPETMDIEDILRDNFIPTSSVVFRNGFIRQFPDWYYDLPFGDWPFFVILSQFGKIGYIKQTMGAYRRRTEAATAGGAAKFGPKGELFLQGELKIYGLVDNYFHGRHRSIIRPAISRRYYLLSTHFEKIGNLSKAKKYALYRLATRSFNDGEENILKHLFRLYMPGVYGFMKALRSSIS; this is translated from the coding sequence ATGCGTTTAAGTGTTTTAATGATTACTTATAATCACGCGAAATACATCAGGAAGGCAATCGATAGCGTACTTTCTCAAGAGACAAATTTCGACTTTGAAATTGTAGTTGGCGATGATTGCTCAACCGATGGAACGCGAGAAATAATCAATGAATACATGCAAAGGTATCCCAACAAAATGGTGGCGCCTTGTGCCGAGCAAAATATCGGTGCGAACAGGAACTTCACTCGTTCTTTGGCAATTTGCAGAGGTCAATATATAGCTTTATTGGATGGCGATGATTACTGGACGTCGCCTAGAAAACTGCAAACTCAGGTTGATTACCTAGATAGCCATCCGGAGTGTATCATGTGTTTTCATGACGTTGAGAACGTTTTTGAGGATTGTACTGGGGAACCAGTTTATATCCAGAACGAGCGACCTGAGACGATGGATATCGAGGATATTTTAAGGGACAACTTTATCCCCACGTCATCCGTGGTTTTTAGGAATGGCTTCATTCGGCAATTCCCAGACTGGTATTATGACCTGCCGTTTGGTGATTGGCCATTTTTTGTCATTCTCTCTCAGTTCGGAAAGATTGGCTACATCAAACAAACCATGGGTGCTTATCGCAGACGAACTGAAGCGGCCACAGCAGGCGGCGCGGCAAAGTTTGGCCCCAAGGGTGAGTTATTTCTTCAAGGTGAGCTGAAGATCTATGGGTTAGTGGATAACTATTTTCACGGCAGACATAGGTCGATAATTCGGCCTGCAATTTCAAGAAGATACTATTTATTATCAACCCATTTTGAGAAGATTGGCAACCTATCCAAAGCCAAGAAGTATGCTCTTTATAGATTGGCAACTAGATCATTCAACGATGGTGAAGAGAATATACTGAAGCATCTTTTTCGCCTTTACATGCCAGGTGTATACGGCTTTATGAAGGCTCTGCGGAGTTCAATATCATGA
- a CDS encoding glycosyltransferase, whose product MRILYLSHILPVSEMTGDLRHYRFLKGLARKNLVRLLVCTSQVTWTSEDIRRLEDFVDSIEVIQLKPPCASKVTRFANRMLWSLSFNVEPWWLDYDFEKALIRSIENFQPDIIHANMPTARHCFRIKGIPVVVDICDAVSLQSPLHGGWLRSWWWLKGYREMEAFIGSFADRVLVISERDAAAINCPREKIAVVPNGVDLEYYQQCEKMYDRHMVCFVGAMDYIPNVDAAVYFANKVWPLVREVSPAAKAYIVGKNPLPEVQKLNNQDGVVVTGTVDDVRPYIWRCATTVAPLRFASGMQNKVLQSLAMGVPVVMTPAANGGIGACEENGVIVASDPSGMAEAIVCLMRDSDRRKTLGMLGRHYVEKNFTWERSIDSLEEVYHEVLGNRAAMVA is encoded by the coding sequence ATGAGAATTTTGTATTTAAGCCATATTCTGCCTGTTTCGGAGATGACTGGAGACCTAAGGCATTACCGCTTTCTAAAGGGATTAGCCAGAAAGAATTTGGTGCGGCTCTTAGTGTGTACGAGCCAAGTTACTTGGACAAGCGAGGATATCCGGCGACTCGAGGATTTCGTTGACAGCATCGAGGTCATCCAGTTGAAGCCGCCATGTGCATCAAAAGTAACTAGATTTGCAAACCGAATGCTTTGGTCTTTGTCATTTAATGTGGAGCCTTGGTGGCTTGATTATGATTTTGAAAAGGCATTGATACGTTCAATCGAAAATTTCCAGCCGGATATTATACATGCTAATATGCCCACTGCGAGGCACTGTTTTAGAATTAAGGGAATTCCTGTGGTGGTTGACATCTGCGATGCAGTGTCACTGCAGTCGCCATTGCATGGTGGTTGGCTAAGGTCATGGTGGTGGCTGAAGGGCTATCGGGAGATGGAGGCATTCATTGGTTCGTTTGCAGATAGGGTGTTGGTAATTTCTGAGCGAGATGCAGCAGCAATTAACTGCCCTCGAGAGAAAATAGCCGTTGTGCCAAATGGTGTTGACCTGGAATACTACCAGCAATGTGAGAAAATGTATGACAGGCATATGGTGTGCTTTGTAGGTGCAATGGATTACATTCCTAACGTAGATGCCGCTGTATATTTTGCAAATAAGGTATGGCCATTAGTGCGCGAAGTGTCCCCAGCTGCAAAGGCTTACATTGTTGGGAAGAATCCTTTGCCTGAGGTGCAGAAACTTAACAATCAAGACGGTGTTGTCGTTACCGGCACTGTAGATGATGTCCGTCCTTATATTTGGCGATGTGCTACAACAGTTGCTCCTTTGAGATTTGCTTCTGGAATGCAGAATAAAGTGCTCCAGTCTTTGGCAATGGGTGTTCCGGTGGTGATGACGCCAGCTGCGAATGGCGGTATTGGGGCTTGCGAGGAGAACGGCGTTATTGTTGCGTCGGACCCTAGTGGAATGGCAGAGGCAATAGTTTGCCTTATGCGCGACAGTGATCGTCGAAAAACGCTAGGCATGCTCGGCAGGCACTATGTGGAGAAGAACTTTACTTGGGAACGCTCTATTGACTCTTTGGAGGAGGTTTACCACGAAGTGCTTGGAAACCGTGCTGCCATGGTTGCCTGA
- a CDS encoding menaquinone biosynthesis protein, translated as MKFRLGTIPYLNGKPLTYGLDSESKVELVVDVPSRLADMLREDEIAAGLVSSVACFMNPNLQIVPKISISCRGIAESVKIFYKNKIEKAKRVALDTSSLTSVLLAKVILREQYNLTPQFIPMQPRVDEMLSVCDAAVVIGDTTMKVPPGRWAEIDLGSEWFSLTRLPFVFAVWAVNPEMASSELTKILQRAKQNGLDTLSTIAESESQRLGLSYEKCYHYLSEIMDYNLTKEHLESLEVFQGKIRQLGVNIPSVPIKFFGDATEL; from the coding sequence TTGAAATTTAGGCTTGGGACAATTCCATATTTAAATGGCAAACCTCTTACTTATGGTCTGGATTCTGAATCGAAGGTTGAACTCGTTGTTGATGTTCCCTCCAGGTTGGCAGACATGCTCAGGGAAGATGAAATTGCTGCGGGATTAGTATCATCGGTTGCTTGCTTTATGAATCCAAACCTGCAAATCGTACCTAAAATAAGTATTTCATGTCGCGGAATAGCAGAAAGTGTCAAGATTTTCTACAAGAACAAAATCGAGAAAGCCAAGAGGGTTGCACTCGACACGAGCTCGCTTACATCTGTCTTACTTGCAAAGGTTATACTTCGTGAACAATACAATCTGACGCCCCAATTTATACCAATGCAGCCACGGGTAGATGAAATGCTGAGTGTTTGTGATGCAGCAGTAGTCATTGGCGATACAACGATGAAAGTTCCGCCAGGACGTTGGGCTGAGATAGACTTGGGTTCAGAATGGTTTTCGCTGACTCGCCTCCCTTTTGTATTTGCTGTTTGGGCTGTCAATCCTGAAATGGCTTCATCAGAGCTAACAAAAATACTGCAGAGAGCTAAACAGAATGGGCTTGATACACTGAGCACAATCGCTGAATCGGAATCCCAGAGACTAGGGCTATCTTATGAGAAATGCTATCATTACCTTAGCGAGATTATGGACTATAATCTTACTAAGGAGCATCTGGAATCTTTAGAGGTTTTCCAGGGGAAAATTCGCCAGCTGGGAGTGAATATTCCCTCAGTTCCAATAAAGTTTTTTGGTGACGCAACAGAGCTCTAA
- the mqnE gene encoding aminofutalosine synthase MqnE translates to MRRLALESDIGDIVEKVEQGVRLSFDDGVRLLKSNNLPVIGWMADVIRRRLNSNRTYYVVNRHINYTNVCKNRCRFCAFSKSESEPGAYTLTIEEVIEKAEVAKREVDFTELHIVGGLHPSLPFDYYLMMLSELKKRMPDVHLQAFTAVEVEHFSRISGLSVRDVLIKLRDAGLGSLPGGGAEVFSPRVRAQLCAEKLPAEGWLDVMRTAHELGIKSNATMLYHHVETPEETIDHLMRLRELQDETSGFLAFIPLSFHPKGTELEHQSKRSSGVEDLKIIAVSRLMLDNFPHIKVFWIMFGLKLAQVALSFGADDFDGTVVEEKITHSAGAETPEGLSVAEITRLISETGTVPVERDTLYNEVRH, encoded by the coding sequence GTGAGAAGATTAGCACTTGAATCTGACATTGGCGACATTGTTGAAAAGGTAGAGCAGGGGGTGCGTCTCAGCTTCGACGACGGTGTGCGGCTACTAAAATCTAACAATCTTCCTGTAATTGGTTGGATGGCAGACGTCATAAGGCGGCGGTTAAATAGTAATCGAACTTACTATGTTGTCAATCGCCATATCAATTACACGAATGTTTGCAAGAACCGCTGCCGCTTCTGCGCATTCTCGAAAAGCGAAAGCGAGCCCGGAGCATATACACTTACAATTGAAGAGGTAATAGAAAAGGCTGAGGTCGCCAAGCGCGAAGTTGATTTTACTGAATTGCACATAGTTGGTGGCCTCCATCCCAGCTTGCCTTTTGATTACTACCTGATGATGCTTTCTGAGCTAAAAAAGCGAATGCCGGATGTTCATCTGCAGGCATTTACTGCGGTTGAGGTTGAACATTTCTCGCGTATATCTGGATTGAGTGTGAGGGATGTTCTAATCAAACTTCGTGATGCTGGGCTTGGGTCGCTTCCTGGAGGTGGAGCCGAGGTGTTTTCACCGCGTGTGCGGGCTCAGTTATGTGCTGAGAAGCTGCCCGCAGAGGGATGGCTGGATGTAATGCGAACTGCGCATGAATTAGGAATTAAAAGCAATGCAACCATGCTTTATCATCATGTTGAAACGCCAGAAGAAACAATCGACCATTTGATGCGCCTTCGAGAACTTCAAGACGAGACCTCTGGATTTCTGGCATTTATCCCTCTCTCATTCCATCCAAAAGGTACTGAGCTTGAGCATCAAAGTAAGCGGTCGTCGGGCGTTGAGGACCTAAAAATCATAGCAGTATCGCGCTTGATGCTTGACAATTTTCCGCATATTAAGGTTTTCTGGATTATGTTTGGGTTAAAACTTGCCCAAGTTGCTCTGAGCTTCGGAGCTGATGACTTCGACGGCACTGTTGTTGAGGAAAAAATCACTCATTCGGCTGGCGCTGAAACCCCTGAGGGCCTGTCGGTAGCCGAAATTACGCGGTTAATCTCCGAGACAGGCACGGTTCCCGTGGAGCGCGATACGCTTTACAATGAGGTAAGGCATTGA